Proteins encoded by one window of Halosolutus amylolyticus:
- a CDS encoding excinuclease ABC subunit C, translated as MNADGVRERARSVPREPGVYQFQEGETTLYVGKAVDLRNRIGSYADPRSARIRRMVDRADGIEIAVTDTETQALLLEANLIKRHQPRYNVRLKDDKSYPMVQLTDHEAPRIEITRDPAESATVFGPYTNKGQVETVVKALRETYGVRGCSDHKYAGRDRPCLDYEMGLCTAPCTREIDLESYGEDVTAVERFFEGETGILADPLRREMEAAAEDRNFERAANLRDRLETVEAFHGAGGEAVQSVGDERAVDVLGVAIEGEDATVARLRAENGKLVDRDRHTMDAPGAAGFPAGHADEGGEGVPAVLAAFIVQYYAERDLPDALLLPERHGDDEVAAWLDAEGVAVRVPGAGREAKLVELALKNARRNVGGRDECGMLADAIGIDAARRIEGFDVSHAQGKSAVGSNVTFVEGSAEKADYRRKKLPDRNDDYDNMRALVAWRAARAVEGRDDRPDPDLLVIDGGEGQLGAARDALAEAGWDVPAIALAKAEERVIAPDREYSWPSDAPHLHLLQRVRDEAHRFAVQYHQTIRDEVTTVLDDVPGVGPETRKQLLGRFGSVENVREASIEDLRSVEGIGEKTAETIQSRL; from the coding sequence ATGAACGCAGACGGGGTTCGCGAACGGGCGCGATCGGTACCGCGTGAGCCCGGCGTCTACCAGTTCCAGGAGGGCGAGACCACGCTGTACGTCGGGAAAGCCGTCGACCTCCGGAACCGCATCGGGTCCTACGCCGATCCGCGAAGCGCGCGTATCCGCCGGATGGTCGATCGCGCCGACGGGATCGAGATCGCCGTAACCGACACGGAGACGCAGGCGCTGTTGCTCGAGGCGAACCTCATCAAGCGCCACCAGCCCCGGTACAACGTCCGGCTGAAGGACGACAAGTCGTATCCGATGGTGCAGTTGACCGACCACGAGGCCCCGCGGATCGAGATCACCCGCGACCCGGCGGAGTCGGCGACCGTCTTCGGCCCGTACACGAACAAGGGGCAGGTCGAGACCGTCGTGAAGGCCTTGCGCGAAACGTACGGCGTCCGTGGCTGCTCGGACCACAAGTACGCGGGACGCGATCGGCCCTGCCTCGACTACGAGATGGGGCTCTGTACCGCGCCCTGTACCCGCGAGATCGACCTCGAGAGTTACGGCGAAGACGTCACCGCGGTCGAGCGGTTCTTCGAGGGCGAAACCGGGATCCTCGCCGATCCGCTCCGCCGGGAGATGGAGGCCGCCGCCGAGGACCGGAACTTCGAGCGCGCGGCGAACCTGCGCGATCGACTGGAGACCGTCGAGGCGTTCCACGGCGCTGGCGGCGAGGCGGTCCAGTCTGTCGGCGACGAGCGGGCCGTCGACGTGCTCGGGGTCGCGATCGAGGGCGAGGACGCGACCGTCGCCCGTCTGCGCGCCGAGAACGGCAAACTGGTCGATCGCGATCGCCACACGATGGACGCGCCGGGGGCCGCCGGATTCCCAGCAGGACATGCCGACGAGGGCGGCGAGGGCGTCCCCGCCGTGCTCGCGGCCTTTATCGTTCAGTACTACGCCGAGCGCGACCTGCCCGACGCGTTGCTCCTCCCCGAGCGCCACGGGGACGACGAGGTCGCGGCGTGGCTCGACGCCGAGGGCGTCGCCGTCCGGGTTCCGGGCGCGGGCCGCGAGGCGAAACTGGTCGAACTCGCGCTCAAGAACGCCCGCCGCAACGTCGGCGGACGCGACGAGTGTGGGATGCTCGCGGACGCGATCGGGATCGACGCCGCCCGGCGGATCGAGGGGTTCGACGTGAGCCACGCTCAGGGCAAGTCGGCGGTCGGGAGCAACGTCACGTTCGTCGAGGGGAGCGCCGAGAAAGCGGACTATCGCCGGAAGAAGCTCCCCGATCGGAACGACGACTACGACAACATGCGAGCGCTCGTCGCGTGGCGCGCCGCTCGCGCGGTCGAGGGCCGCGACGATCGACCCGACCCCGACCTGCTGGTGATCGACGGCGGCGAGGGCCAACTCGGGGCCGCCCGCGACGCGCTCGCTGAAGCGGGATGGGACGTCCCCGCGATCGCGCTGGCGAAGGCCGAAGAGCGCGTGATCGCGCCGGATCGGGAGTACTCGTGGCCGTCGGATGCGCCGCACCTCCACCTCCTCCAGCGGGTGCGCGACGAGGCCCACCGCTTCGCGGTCCAGTACCACCAGACGATCCGCGACGAGGTGACGACCGTCCTCGACGACGTGCCGGGCGTCGGCCCCGAGACGCGCAAGCAGTTGCTCGGCCGGTTCGGCAGCGTCGAGAACGTCCGCGAAGCCTCGATCGAGGACCTCCGGAGCGTCGAGGGCATCGGCGAGAAAACGGCCGAGACGATCCAATCGAGGCTGTAA
- a CDS encoding translation initiation factor — MANGDDELDDLLDELDTQGDLETSQQVLSIRTESRRYDKPVTIVEGFDLPTDEIKSIASDLKSSMGTGGTVDEDRIELQGDHRDRVPDLLRDRGFDVRE; from the coding sequence ATGGCAAACGGCGACGACGAACTCGACGACCTGCTCGACGAACTCGACACACAGGGCGACCTCGAGACGTCCCAGCAGGTCCTCTCGATCCGGACGGAGAGCCGCCGGTACGACAAGCCGGTGACGATCGTCGAGGGGTTCGATCTCCCGACGGACGAGATCAAATCGATCGCCTCGGACCTGAAGTCCTCGATGGGAACCGGCGGCACGGTCGACGAGGACCGGATCGAACTCCAGGGCGACCATCGCGATCGGGTGCCGGACCTGCTTCGCGATCGGGGATTCGACGTCCGCGAGTGA
- the nrfD gene encoding NrfD/PsrC family molybdoenzyme membrane anchor subunit, translating into MATKSPSEADILRPIRHTSTKYYALVAVAGLLFGLFLIGWGYQLARGLVVTDLSDWGTGGGVTWGLYIGAFIWWVGIAHGGIILSAAVRLLGMDRYMPVARLAELLTLGGLSAAGFYIIIHLGRPDRMVTSVLGHYHITVHGSPLVWDVTVITAYFVLTATYLALTVRYDVTRLRGDLPDRLGPIYRGLTLGYTEKEDEIVQRMVWWLALAIIIMAPLLLHGGVIPWLFAVLPTYPTWYGGVQGPQFLTIALTSAISGVILLSYGFRWSYDWDHIITDDIFRGLLLWLGFFCLLFLWLQLQQNVTGLFKPPVDVGHAAEARLGNPIYQTSMLLVFTVLAYIFAQTLRPTLFTKKRAVAAGILVLTATVMEKILFVVEGFLHPTFDIYEATPGEYFPSLIEIMSLVGTIAMVTLFFALVAKVVPVVELHAIEHLRDDHEE; encoded by the coding sequence ATGGCCACGAAATCGCCGAGTGAGGCGGACATTCTCCGTCCGATCAGGCACACGTCGACGAAGTATTACGCGCTGGTCGCCGTCGCCGGACTGCTGTTCGGGCTCTTCCTGATCGGGTGGGGGTACCAGCTCGCGCGAGGGCTCGTGGTCACCGACCTCTCGGACTGGGGCACCGGGGGTGGCGTGACCTGGGGGCTGTACATCGGCGCGTTCATCTGGTGGGTCGGCATCGCTCACGGCGGGATCATCCTCTCGGCCGCCGTTCGGCTCCTCGGGATGGACCGGTACATGCCGGTCGCCCGCCTCGCCGAACTGCTGACGCTGGGCGGGCTCTCGGCCGCGGGCTTTTACATCATCATCCACCTGGGCCGACCCGATCGGATGGTCACCAGCGTCCTGGGCCACTACCACATTACGGTGCACGGCTCGCCGCTGGTGTGGGACGTTACCGTCATCACTGCCTACTTCGTTCTGACCGCGACGTATCTGGCGCTGACCGTCCGCTACGACGTCACGCGCCTGCGCGGAGACCTGCCGGACCGGCTGGGACCGATCTACAGGGGACTGACGCTGGGCTACACCGAGAAAGAAGACGAGATCGTCCAGCGGATGGTCTGGTGGCTCGCGCTGGCGATCATCATCATGGCCCCGCTCTTGCTCCACGGTGGCGTCATTCCGTGGCTGTTCGCGGTGCTCCCGACGTATCCGACGTGGTACGGCGGCGTGCAGGGACCGCAGTTCCTCACGATCGCGCTGACCTCGGCGATCAGCGGCGTGATTCTCCTCTCGTACGGCTTCCGCTGGAGCTACGACTGGGACCACATCATCACCGACGACATCTTCCGCGGCCTGTTGCTGTGGCTCGGCTTTTTCTGCCTGCTGTTCCTCTGGCTCCAGCTTCAGCAGAACGTCACCGGGCTGTTCAAGCCGCCGGTCGACGTGGGCCACGCGGCGGAAGCTCGGCTCGGGAACCCAATCTACCAGACCTCGATGTTGCTGGTCTTTACGGTGCTCGCGTACATCTTCGCACAGACGCTCCGACCGACCCTCTTTACGAAGAAACGAGCCGTCGCCGCCGGGATCCTGGTGCTTACCGCGACGGTCATGGAGAAGATCCTCTTCGTCGTCGAGGGCTTTCTCCATCCGACGTTCGACATCTACGAGGCGACGCCCGGCGAGTACTTCCCGAGCCTCATCGAGATCATGTCGCTCGTCGGGACGATCGCCATGGTGACGCTGTTCTTCGCGCTCGTCGCGAAGGTCGTCCCCGTAGTGGAACTGCACGCGATCGAACACCTGCGGGACGACCACGAGGAGTGA
- a CDS encoding ABC transporter ATP-binding protein — MPAITVDNLTKSYGQTLALDDLSFDVEEGEVFGFLGPNGAGKSTTINVLLDFVRPTAGQVQVLGLDAQAHSREIRSRTGVLPEGYQAYNRLTGRQHLEFAIESKGVDDDPEALLERVDLADAIDKKAGGYSKGMSQRLMLAMALVGEPDLLILDEPSTGLDPNGAREMREIVREENERGATVFFSSHIMEQVEAVCDRVGILREGEMVAVDSVEGLRDSVSGGEALRVTVDRIDDDALHAVRSLPDVSDAAVESENPPTIAVQVDGSKTAVLSTLEDHGIEVEDFSTTEASLDDVFQSYTTGVQA; from the coding sequence ATGCCCGCAATCACAGTCGACAACCTGACCAAATCTTACGGTCAGACCCTCGCCCTCGACGACCTCTCGTTCGACGTCGAGGAGGGCGAGGTGTTCGGCTTCCTCGGTCCCAACGGGGCTGGCAAGTCGACGACGATCAACGTCCTGCTGGATTTCGTCCGTCCGACCGCCGGGCAGGTCCAGGTCCTCGGCCTCGACGCGCAGGCACACAGCCGCGAGATCCGCTCGAGGACCGGCGTCCTCCCCGAAGGCTACCAGGCCTACAATCGGCTCACCGGCCGCCAGCACCTCGAGTTCGCGATCGAGTCGAAAGGCGTCGACGACGACCCCGAAGCCCTCCTCGAACGGGTCGACCTGGCCGACGCGATCGACAAGAAAGCCGGCGGCTACTCGAAAGGGATGTCCCAGCGGCTCATGCTGGCGATGGCGCTCGTCGGCGAACCCGACCTGCTGATCCTGGACGAGCCCTCCACCGGACTCGACCCCAACGGGGCCCGCGAGATGCGCGAGATCGTCCGCGAGGAGAACGAGCGCGGCGCGACCGTCTTCTTCTCGAGTCACATCATGGAGCAGGTCGAGGCGGTCTGTGACCGCGTCGGCATTCTCCGCGAGGGCGAGATGGTCGCCGTCGACTCCGTCGAAGGACTTCGCGACTCCGTCAGCGGCGGGGAAGCGCTGCGGGTCACCGTCGATCGGATCGACGACGACGCGCTACACGCGGTGCGCTCGCTCCCGGACGTGAGCGACGCCGCCGTCGAGAGCGAGAATCCGCCGACGATCGCCGTCCAGGTCGACGGATCGAAGACCGCCGTCCTCTCGACGCTCGAAGACCACGGGATCGAGGTCGAGGACTTCTCGACGACCGAAGCGTCGCTCGACGACGTCTTCCAGTCCTACACCACGGGGGTGCAAGCATGA
- a CDS encoding GNAT family N-acetyltransferase, which yields MKIRSATPEDFEAIRAVARETWHDTYDELDAETIEYTVENWYTDDSMPLEAPGTVVLVAETEADGSASSRTQSDGDVVGFTHAVVQGEQADILRMYVHPDHQGEGVGSALHERLLAAIEGDDVDRVRSFDFSFNDVSRAFYEGLGFEKTGEDEVEIDGEFYPEAVYTLER from the coding sequence ATGAAGATCCGATCGGCGACCCCGGAGGACTTCGAGGCGATCAGAGCGGTCGCACGCGAGACGTGGCACGACACCTACGACGAACTCGACGCCGAGACGATCGAGTACACCGTCGAGAACTGGTACACCGACGACTCGATGCCGCTCGAGGCACCCGGGACGGTCGTGCTCGTGGCCGAGACCGAGGCCGACGGCTCGGCGAGTAGCCGGACACAGTCCGACGGCGACGTCGTCGGCTTCACCCACGCCGTCGTCCAGGGTGAGCAGGCCGATATCCTCCGGATGTACGTCCATCCGGACCACCAGGGCGAGGGCGTCGGGTCCGCCCTCCACGAGCGGTTGCTCGCGGCGATCGAGGGGGACGACGTCGATCGCGTCCGATCGTTCGACTTCTCGTTCAACGACGTCAGCAGAGCGTTCTACGAGGGGCTCGGCTTCGAAAAGACCGGCGAGGACGAGGTCGAGATCGACGGCGAGTTCTACCCCGAAGCGGTCTACACGCTCGAACGCTAG
- a CDS encoding GNAT family N-acetyltransferase, with product MELRPASMADREAIREVARATWHDTYDELDAETIDETIDDWYGDEALEQALEQAGTAFLVAESAEHRSASSRAESGGDGEIVGFTHGVVQGDEGDVLRMAVHPDHQEEGIGTELHERLREDLQDFNMERMRAIDLASNEGGQRFYEKQGFEQTGEGEVEMGGKQRREVVYTLEL from the coding sequence ATGGAACTCCGACCAGCCTCGATGGCCGATCGCGAGGCGATCCGCGAGGTCGCGCGAGCCACCTGGCACGACACCTACGACGAACTCGACGCGGAGACGATCGACGAGACGATCGACGACTGGTACGGCGACGAGGCCCTCGAGCAGGCGCTGGAACAGGCCGGGACCGCGTTCCTCGTCGCGGAGAGCGCGGAGCATCGCTCCGCGAGTAGCCGGGCGGAGTCCGGCGGAGACGGGGAGATCGTAGGCTTCACCCACGGCGTCGTCCAGGGCGACGAGGGCGACGTCCTCCGGATGGCCGTTCACCCGGACCACCAGGAGGAAGGCATCGGGACGGAGTTACACGAACGGCTCCGGGAGGACCTGCAGGACTTCAACATGGAGCGGATGCGGGCGATCGACCTCGCCTCGAACGAGGGCGGACAGCGGTTCTACGAGAAACAGGGTTTCGAGCAGACTGGCGAGGGAGAGGTCGAAATGGGCGGCAAACAGCGCCGGGAAGTGGTCTACACGCTGGAGCTGTAG